A single region of the Williamwhitmania taraxaci genome encodes:
- a CDS encoding PA3715 family protein, with translation MNKIVIFISALISCLFSLTGLSQTENRLNDYYDQLKIDKRKILNEFVTYKTLPYDTNSTIYVIPVKTDEGEGWWSADIHLFKTLTNSGKIITYSIFEHATQSDAIALYKIWIDTAPYKLTKSNSAFGIRLDYANNSRAAGFDGETLLLVEEKNGNFINILKLDVSKIVAYGGGDCENTEMYKQKSILVIDKVNSNKGYNKIIEKVYFEHFYLNKDCEDGKKEKKNFKNVFQFNDSLYICKGQRLDGW, from the coding sequence ATGAATAAAATTGTGATTTTCATATCAGCTTTAATAAGTTGTTTGTTTTCATTGACTGGCTTGTCCCAGACAGAAAATAGATTGAATGATTATTATGACCAGTTAAAAATTGATAAACGCAAAATTTTAAATGAATTTGTTACATATAAGACCTTACCATATGACACTAATTCAACAATATATGTGATACCTGTAAAAACTGACGAAGGTGAAGGTTGGTGGTCGGCTGACATTCATTTGTTTAAAACGTTAACAAACTCTGGAAAAATTATAACATATTCAATCTTTGAGCATGCAACACAATCAGATGCTATTGCACTTTATAAAATTTGGATAGATACAGCACCATATAAATTAACAAAGAGTAATAGTGCATTTGGAATAAGATTGGATTATGCAAACAATTCTCGTGCTGCTGGATTTGACGGTGAGACACTTTTATTGGTTGAAGAAAAAAATGGGAATTTTATTAATATCTTGAAATTAGATGTTTCAAAAATTGTTGCTTATGGTGGAGGAGATTGTGAAAATACAGAAATGTATAAACAGAAGAGTATCTTAGTCATAGATAAAGTGAATTCTAATAAGGGTTATAATAAAATAATTGAGAAGGTTTACTTTGAACACTTTTACTTGAATAAAGACTGTGAAGATGGGAAAAAGGAGAAAAAGAATTTTAAAAACGTTTTCCAATTCAATGACAGTTTATATATCTGTAAAGGGCAAAGATTAGATGGATGGTAA
- a CDS encoding Fic family protein: MDNFEEYLRQGEPNKAEKAKVWKTAIGLQQVDGLKPSDYLIATAKQNIEGDISIDEVKQLINSYYKQHPEKDSENRTEEADKVSAQIAEILSEQTFTFSPAEYLTIHRRLFQCVYSHAGRIRDYNITKQEWVLNGDTVLYASAESLKVTLEYDFEQEKKFRFKGLSQQEIIEHIAHFINDLWQIHTFGEGNTRTTAIFLIKYLRKLGFKEVNNDLFAEHSWYFRNALVRANYEDLSKGIHKTEIYLIHFLSNLLLGENHPLINREMHVQYIDTVKKQNDTVKIENDTENDTVFYLIKQNNKITATEMGERLKISLSTVKRKIKELKDSGIIARLGSDKTGHWEIVEK; this comes from the coding sequence ATGGATAATTTTGAAGAATATTTACGGCAAGGTGAACCCAACAAAGCAGAAAAAGCAAAAGTTTGGAAAACCGCTATCGGATTGCAACAAGTTGATGGGTTAAAACCTTCTGATTATTTGATAGCAACAGCCAAGCAGAACATTGAAGGCGACATTTCCATTGATGAGGTAAAACAGTTAATAAACAGTTATTACAAGCAGCATCCTGAAAAAGACTCCGAAAACCGCACTGAAGAAGCAGACAAAGTTTCGGCACAAATTGCCGAAATATTAAGTGAACAAACCTTTACGTTTTCGCCAGCCGAATATCTTACCATTCATCGCAGGTTGTTTCAATGCGTTTACAGCCATGCAGGCAGAATCCGTGATTATAACATTACCAAGCAAGAATGGGTTTTAAATGGAGATACGGTTTTATATGCGAGTGCTGAGAGTTTGAAAGTTACTTTGGAGTATGATTTTGAACAAGAAAAGAAATTTAGATTCAAAGGTTTAAGCCAACAAGAAATCATAGAACACATAGCCCATTTTATTAACGATTTGTGGCAGATTCACACTTTTGGCGAGGGCAATACACGGACAACGGCAATTTTTTTAATAAAATATCTTCGAAAACTTGGTTTTAAGGAAGTAAATAACGACTTATTTGCAGAACATTCGTGGTATTTCCGAAATGCACTTGTGCGAGCCAACTATGAAGATTTATCCAAAGGCATTCACAAAACAGAAATATATCTTATTCACTTTCTTTCTAATTTATTGCTTGGTGAAAACCATCCGCTGATAAATCGAGAAATGCACGTTCAATACATTGATACTGTAAAAAAGCAAAATGACACTGTAAAAATTGAGAATGATACTGAAAATGACACTGTATTTTATTTGATAAAGCAAAATAACAAAATAACAGCAACCGAAATGGGAGAAAGATTAAAGATAAGTTTGAGCACAGTAAAAAGGAAAATAAAAGAACTTAAAGATAGCGGAATAATAGCACGCCTCGGAAGCGATAAAACAGGTCATTGGGAAATAGTAGAGAAATGA